A stretch of the Cyprinus carpio isolate SPL01 chromosome B4, ASM1834038v1, whole genome shotgun sequence genome encodes the following:
- the LOC109068620 gene encoding gastrula zinc finger protein XlCGF8.2DB-like — translation MTLKEESQELSEKEDHVQHEKCNFMTEEKSFSCTQTEKTSQKRAFTCQQCGKSFTRKGYVEVHMRVHTGEKPFTCQQCGKSFINKTNLKNHMRIHSGEKPYTCSQCGKSFNLKQHLDDHKRIHTGEKPFTCKQCGKSYTHKRNHSDHMRIHTGVKPYTCSQCGKSFNLKQHLDDHKRIHTGEKPFTCQQCGKSFTLKQHLINHMKIHTGDKPFTCQQCGKSFIQKGNLTKHMKVHAGEKP, via the coding sequence ATGacactgaaagaggagagtcaagaactCAGTGAAAAAGAAGATCATGTTCAGCATGAGAAATGTAATTTCATGACTGAAGAAAAATCATTTagttgcacacagactgaaaagACGTCACAAAAAAGagctttcacctgccaacagtgcgGGAAAAGTTTCACCAGAAAAGGATATGTTgaagtccacatgagagttcacactggagaaaagcctttcacctgccaacagtgtggaaagagtttcattaataaaacaaaccttaaaaaccaCATGCGAATTCACagtggagagaaaccttacacatgttctcaatgtggaaaaagttttaatCTTAAACAACACCTCGATGACCACAagagaattcatactggagagaaacctttcacctgcaaacagtgtggaaagagttacaCTCACAAAAGAAACCATAGtgaccacatgagaattcatactggagtgaagccttacacatgctctcaatgtggaaagagttttaatcTTAAACAACACCTCGATGACCACAagagaattcatactggagagaaacctttcacctgccaacaatgtggaaagagttttacactaAAACAACACCTCATTaaccacatgaaaattcacactggagataAACCTTttacctgccaacaatgtggaaagagtttcattcaAAAAGGAAACCTTACCAAACACATGAAG